One genomic region from Bactrocera tryoni isolate S06 chromosome 3, CSIRO_BtryS06_freeze2, whole genome shotgun sequence encodes:
- the LOC120772092 gene encoding 2-acylglycerol O-acyltransferase 2-like translates to MKIEWAPVHVPPKRRLQTLAAGLYVLIFMLVPGISLLIITSLLYYGNLFWKLLTLAYLTFIYFDHTRNFSDIHGNGFMIFRSNCIWKNFRDYFPIELIKTADLSADRNYILASFPHGIIGTGITCNMSRDIRQWLKLFPGIRPKIGTLDMHFYTPIFREALRYWGMVSVSKESLMHYLSASNHPKHPDNLDGFTSNAVAILVGGAQEALDSHPGRYILTLKRRKGFVKLAIRTGSPIVPTFSFGEVDIFDQVNNPPNSYLRRFQTLTKRLTGISPLIVLGRGFFQYTFGFLPQRKHIVQVVGKPIEVEKNDIPDPEYVDKIHQQVIDQLKEMFEKYKEKYIENGKNVNLVIT, encoded by the exons atgaaaattgaGTGGGCACCGGTGCATGTGCCACCAAAGCGACGACTGCAGACCCTTGCTGCAGGTCTCTACGTGCTGATATTTATGCTTGTGCCGGGAATATCGTTACTTATCATTACATCGTTGTTG TATTATGGTAATCTATTTTGGAAGCTTTTGACTCTGGCATACttgacttttatttatttcgatcATACGAGGAATTTCAGTGATATTCATGGCAATGG CTTTATGATATTTCGTAGTAATTGTATATGGAAAAACTTTCGTGATTACTTTCCCATTGAGTTGATTAAAACAGCCGATTTGAGTGCCGATCGCAATTACATTTTGGCTAGCTTTCCACATGGCATCATCGG TACCGGCATCACTTGCAATATGAGCAGGGATATACGGCAATGGTTGAAACTATTTCCGGGCATACGTCCCAAAATCGGCACTTTAGATATGCATTTTTACACGCCCATTTTTCGCGAGGCGCTACGTTACTGGGGTATGGTTTCGGTTTCTAAGGAGTCATTGATGCATTATCTATCAGCCTCGAATCATCCGAAACATCCCGACAATCTTGATGGTTTTACTTCGAATGCTGTCGCTATTTTGGTCGGTGGCGCTCAAGAGGCCTTGGACTCACATCCGGGACGTTATATACTTACACTGAAAAGGCGCAAAGGTTTTGTCAAATTGGCCATACGCACAGG CTCACCTATTGTACCGACATTCTCCTTCGGCGAGGTGGACATATTCGACCAAGTCAATAATCCACCAAACTCATATTTGAGACGCTTTCAAACTTTAACCAAGCGACTCACAGGCATCTCGCCTTTGATTGTTTTGGGGCGTGGTTTCTTCCAGTATACTTTTGGATTTCTGCCGCAGCGCAAGCATATCGTGCAAGTTG TTGGCAAGCCCATTGAGGTCGAAAAGAACGACATTCCCGACCCCGAGTATGTGGACAAAATCCACCAGCAAGTCATTGACCAGCTGAAGGAGATGTTTGAGAAATACAaggaaaaatatatagaaaatggcaaaaatgtcAATTTAGTGATTACATAA